In the genome of Candidatus Bathyarchaeota archaeon, one region contains:
- a CDS encoding formylmethanofuran--tetrahydromethanopterin N-formyltransferase (catalyzes the transfer of a formyl group from formylmethanofuran to tetrahydromethanopterin tetrahydromethanopterin) produces MVEFEINGIPVEDTFCETFTVRIARILITSVNRKWALESSLEAKGLGRSATIPPSEASIETEINPEETPDGKPGFVVQILDRKLEQLKKWLIVRIRKGVIPYPKTNVFDVLPREMAEEFVSIKGTIIQTFGDGYEEETDAFGRKVFKIPRMDGWFYVERDFGIAKGVAGGMFLILAESDQAALEAAERAVEGIRTVPYVVGKFAASGTKVGGKKYKDAIATTNDAYCSCLVRKEGGKIPDGVKCIYEVIVSGLTLENASRAMKIGIENATRVHEVIKITTTNYGGTLGKGKIFLRSLFDSES; encoded by the coding sequence ATGGTAGAATTCGAAATCAATGGCATTCCAGTTGAAGACACTTTCTGTGAAACTTTTACGGTGCGCATAGCTAGGATACTTATAACGTCAGTGAACAGGAAATGGGCGTTAGAATCATCATTGGAAGCTAAGGGCCTCGGCAGATCGGCCACTATTCCCCCTTCAGAAGCTTCAATAGAGACGGAAATTAACCCTGAGGAGACTCCAGATGGAAAACCTGGCTTTGTAGTTCAAATTCTTGACAGAAAGCTAGAGCAACTGAAAAAATGGCTCATAGTCAGAATAAGAAAAGGAGTCATTCCATACCCTAAAACTAATGTCTTTGACGTTTTGCCAAGGGAAATGGCTGAAGAATTCGTTAGCATCAAAGGCACTATTATACAAACTTTCGGGGACGGATACGAAGAGGAAACCGATGCATTTGGAAGGAAAGTTTTTAAAATACCTAGGATGGATGGATGGTTTTATGTAGAAAGAGATTTCGGAATCGCCAAAGGTGTGGCTGGTGGCATGTTCCTAATCTTGGCAGAATCTGATCAAGCAGCACTAGAAGCCGCTGAACGTGCAGTTGAAGGGATAAGAACAGTTCCATATGTAGTTGGGAAGTTTGCGGCTTCCGGAACCAAGGTTGGAGGGAAAAAGTACAAGGACGCTATAGCTACTACTAATGATGCGTACTGCTCATGCCTAGTTCGAAAAGAAGGGGGCAAGATTCCAGACGGTGTAAAATGTATTTACGAGGTTATAGTGAGCGGGTTAACGCTGGAGAACGCTAGCAGGGCAATGAAGATCGGCATAGAGAATGCCACAAGGGTCCATGAAGTGATAAAAATAACTACTACAAACTATGGTGGAACGCTAGGTAAGGGAAAAATTTTTCTTCGCAGCCTTTTCGACTCTGAGAGTTAG
- a CDS encoding ATP-dependent DNA helicase → MPKSKFSKLFKGIGKVATREVRGKTSKSRQFPRDYEIRKGQSEFIEEAFEAIKNSKIFLGSAPCGIGKSIASLLAVLPQLEDNKLIISFRTRNQLHIYLKELKALASNLPAVSFFSKQNMCPLRVKGDLSYVDFFEECKRLKDNCESSTKPYCKFFWNTIRKKKEAEQLALNCAQKLLTPMESVKLLSKQGFCAYEALKRVLNKVNIFLGTYHYVFNSKIREVMLKSLGVDLTKVYLIIDEAHNLPLFSRELLSDRLTTITIDRALNETKRFEHKALQLVREYLNVLDKEVFQRGQQILRKEKLKQLNPQKVSDLFLEKSGVSGSEAAEILREYGQHVKETRQELGHERIFSYNQRVGEFLENFFQKMGEKYIHLVKRDPQGRINLEVRSFDGREITDPVLRQTHGSILMSGFLSPPKIYRDLMLYERNDVYLREFDSPFPPENRLILIAEDVSSRFEKRTNKMLDRWKDYIEAIFKANEGNVAVFFTSYGLMRAVLSLIKTDRDMAVEQRKTRRDEVMSQLTESDDNALFGVMGGKFSEGIDYPNNLLTCVVSVGLPYATWNVYQKALIKYFDQQFPENGRMCAYLAPAILRLIQTCGRVHRSTDDRGCIVILDERISHPNIKQQLPSYYQKEMITIRSPIECANQIKEFWKEPHNARL, encoded by the coding sequence ATGCCGAAGAGCAAATTTTCCAAACTCTTCAAAGGAATAGGCAAGGTTGCAACGCGGGAAGTGAGAGGTAAAACTTCAAAGAGTAGGCAGTTTCCTAGAGATTATGAAATACGAAAGGGACAGTCGGAATTCATTGAAGAAGCATTCGAAGCTATCAAGAATAGTAAGATTTTTCTGGGAAGTGCTCCGTGTGGTATAGGGAAGTCCATAGCCTCCCTTCTAGCTGTTTTACCCCAGCTTGAAGATAACAAGCTCATCATTAGTTTCAGAACCAGAAACCAACTGCACATTTACCTAAAGGAGTTAAAGGCGCTAGCGAGCAATCTCCCGGCAGTGTCCTTTTTCAGCAAACAGAACATGTGCCCGCTACGTGTAAAGGGTGACCTCTCATACGTTGACTTTTTTGAGGAATGTAAGAGACTGAAGGATAACTGCGAGTCGTCCACTAAGCCCTATTGCAAGTTTTTTTGGAACACAATCAGAAAGAAAAAGGAAGCTGAACAATTAGCTTTGAATTGCGCCCAAAAACTCCTTACTCCAATGGAATCGGTCAAACTGTTATCGAAGCAAGGGTTCTGCGCTTATGAAGCACTAAAAAGGGTTCTAAATAAAGTCAACATTTTTCTTGGGACCTATCATTACGTCTTCAACTCCAAAATTAGGGAAGTAATGCTAAAAAGTCTAGGAGTGGACCTTACCAAAGTCTACCTAATTATAGACGAAGCGCACAATCTTCCCCTCTTTTCCAGAGAATTGCTTTCTGATAGACTAACAACGATCACAATAGACAGAGCCCTCAATGAAACCAAGAGGTTCGAACACAAGGCTCTGCAATTAGTTCGAGAGTACCTGAATGTGTTGGATAAAGAGGTTTTTCAACGCGGTCAACAAATCTTAAGGAAGGAGAAGCTTAAGCAGCTCAACCCGCAGAAAGTTAGCGACCTGTTTCTTGAGAAAAGCGGAGTGTCTGGCTCTGAAGCGGCAGAGATCCTTCGTGAATATGGACAACATGTGAAAGAGACACGGCAAGAGCTCGGTCACGAGAGAATTTTCAGTTACAATCAGCGAGTAGGCGAGTTTTTGGAGAACTTCTTCCAGAAGATGGGAGAGAAATACATTCACTTAGTTAAGAGAGATCCGCAGGGTAGAATCAATTTAGAGGTTAGAAGCTTCGATGGAAGGGAGATAACAGATCCTGTTTTGCGACAAACGCATGGAAGCATCCTTATGAGTGGATTTCTCTCTCCGCCAAAAATCTATAGAGACTTGATGCTTTATGAAAGGAATGACGTCTATCTCAGAGAGTTTGACTCTCCCTTTCCACCTGAAAACAGGCTGATTTTAATTGCGGAAGATGTGTCGTCAAGGTTTGAAAAAAGGACTAACAAAATGCTTGACAGGTGGAAAGATTATATCGAGGCCATATTCAAGGCGAATGAAGGGAACGTTGCCGTCTTCTTTACAAGTTACGGACTAATGCGTGCCGTTCTGTCACTGATTAAAACGGATAGAGACATGGCTGTGGAGCAACGTAAGACTAGGAGAGATGAGGTGATGAGTCAGCTAACTGAATCTGATGATAATGCCTTGTTTGGCGTTATGGGTGGAAAGTTCAGCGAAGGAATAGATTATCCAAACAATCTATTAACATGTGTAGTATCTGTTGGTCTGCCTTATGCCACTTGGAACGTGTACCAAAAGGCCTTGATAAAGTACTTTGATCAACAATTTCCTGAAAATGGCAGGATGTGCGCTTACTTGGCCCCCGCAATACTCCGCTTAATTCAAACCTGCGGACGCGTCCACAGATCAACTGACGACAGAGGATGCATAGTAATCCTAGACGAACGCATTTCACACCCAAACATCAAACAGCAACTCCCAAGCTATTACCAGAAAGAAATGATAACTATAAGAAGCCCAATTGAATGTGCTAACCAGATAAAAGAGTTTTGGAAAGAACCGCACAATGCGCGTTTATAA
- the glnA gene encoding type I glutamate--ammonia ligase, whose product MPEATELIQKEKVKEIALQFTDISGILHSLWIPSQLFSRVAEGGIHVDGSSIGMVDISRSDLKLIPDEETFTVLPPDIFTQRVARVVCDIYEPDSNTPFELDPRFILKKVMADAKKNLGSSVKYYASSEMEYFLFKRGENGHIKLLNDGGYLATPPADLGVDLRLEIVKNLGDIGVLIEKHHHEVPPGKYELELGLELGIGVGDSDALKMADTLYIVKFLVKLMAARRELIASFMPKPFHDQFGAGLHTHVTLIKDERAENLFYDQDESHGLSKISLNFIAGILAHAKALVAITNPSVNSYKRLVPGWEAPVYISWARYNRSTLIRVPPGKEMRTRLEYRPTDGSCNFYMAFAAILAAGLDGIKRKIELPDPVEEDIYEMSEKERLKRGIEVLPGNLGDALRELSGDKCIQEALGITFCQKFLEIKTKEWRDFNVAVHEWERTRYLDV is encoded by the coding sequence ATGCCAGAAGCCACAGAACTGATTCAAAAGGAAAAAGTGAAAGAGATAGCGTTACAGTTTACAGACATATCTGGCATTCTACATTCTCTTTGGATACCCTCTCAACTCTTCTCAAGGGTAGCTGAAGGAGGCATACATGTAGACGGATCATCCATTGGAATGGTGGACATAAGTAGAAGCGACTTGAAGTTAATCCCAGACGAAGAAACATTTACTGTGCTGCCGCCAGATATTTTTACCCAGAGAGTTGCAAGAGTAGTTTGCGATATCTACGAGCCAGATTCTAATACACCATTCGAGCTTGACCCTAGATTCATCCTCAAGAAAGTAATGGCTGATGCTAAGAAAAACTTGGGGTCATCTGTAAAGTATTATGCATCTAGTGAAATGGAGTATTTCTTATTTAAAAGAGGCGAAAATGGGCACATCAAATTACTTAACGATGGAGGATATTTAGCTACTCCACCAGCAGACCTCGGTGTTGACTTGAGACTTGAAATCGTAAAAAATCTTGGAGACATAGGCGTTTTGATTGAAAAACACCACCATGAAGTACCCCCAGGGAAGTATGAGTTAGAGTTGGGATTGGAGTTGGGAATTGGAGTTGGAGACTCGGATGCATTAAAGATGGCTGATACTCTTTACATTGTTAAGTTCCTTGTAAAACTAATGGCGGCTAGGAGAGAACTTATCGCTTCCTTTATGCCTAAGCCTTTTCATGATCAATTTGGGGCTGGGCTGCACACTCACGTTACTCTTATAAAGGACGAAAGGGCTGAAAACCTTTTTTATGATCAAGATGAGAGTCATGGTTTAAGCAAAATAAGCTTAAACTTCATAGCTGGCATTCTAGCTCACGCAAAAGCTTTGGTGGCCATAACAAATCCATCCGTTAACTCTTACAAGAGACTTGTTCCAGGATGGGAGGCGCCGGTTTACATCTCATGGGCAAGGTATAATCGGTCAACCCTCATCAGAGTTCCCCCTGGAAAAGAGATGAGAACTAGACTGGAGTATAGACCTACAGACGGGTCATGCAACTTCTATATGGCATTTGCAGCTATTCTAGCAGCTGGACTAGATGGTATAAAAAGAAAAATCGAACTCCCAGATCCAGTGGAAGAAGACATCTACGAGATGAGCGAAAAAGAAAGGTTAAAAAGAGGCATAGAGGTGCTTCCAGGAAATCTAGGGGATGCTTTGAGGGAACTTTCCGGAGACAAGTGTATTCAAGAGGCTTTAGGGATTACGTTTTGCCAAAAGTTTCTTGAAATCAAGACTAAAGAATGGAGAGATTTCAATGTTGCCGTGCATGAGTGGGAAAGAACAAGATATTTAGATGTCTAG
- a CDS encoding THUMP domain-containing protein, with protein sequence MLRDFNLLVTTTRGNEEDACSEVWYLLGEIGDTAAKVDKTGVSGLIAVKTSLPPLEAIEKLRAILRERPYEFRYSLRMIPIQEVTRTDLNEIGSIATKLSAGIRKNETFRITVEKRFTNISSKDIIKAAAMNIERKVDLTSPDKIILIEIVGGLTGMAILKPSDIISTMKEKTES encoded by the coding sequence ATGCTTCGAGATTTTAACCTCCTCGTGACAACTACTCGTGGAAATGAAGAAGATGCCTGCTCAGAAGTTTGGTACCTACTAGGCGAAATCGGAGATACCGCAGCAAAAGTTGACAAGACTGGAGTTTCAGGCTTGATAGCAGTGAAAACATCTCTCCCGCCTTTAGAGGCCATTGAAAAGCTCCGCGCTATTCTAAGAGAACGCCCCTACGAATTCCGTTATAGTCTCCGCATGATCCCTATTCAGGAAGTAACACGAACAGACCTAAACGAAATCGGAAGTATCGCTACAAAGCTCTCAGCAGGAATCCGAAAAAATGAAACCTTCCGCATAACCGTTGAGAAACGTTTCACAAACATATCCAGCAAAGACATCATCAAAGCTGCTGCAATGAATATCGAACGAAAAGTAGACCTGACCAGTCCAGACAAGATCATTTTAATCGAAATTGTAGGCGGACTCACCGGAATGGCAATCCTTAAACCGTCTGACATAATCTCAACAATGAAGGAGAAAACTGAAAGCTAA
- a CDS encoding rubrerythrin family protein → MSLKERTANNVHATFVEEAKAAVRLLLFAKRAESEGLPQIASLFRAVTVAEGIHAKKALCVIER, encoded by the coding sequence GTGAGTCTGAAGGAGCGCACTGCAAATAATGTGCACGCGACTTTTGTCGAGGAGGCGAAGGCTGCTGTTAGACTTTTGTTATTTGCCAAGAGAGCTGAGAGTGAGGGTTTACCACAAATTGCAAGTTTGTTCCGTGCTGTGACTGTGGCGGAGGGTATCCATGCAAAAAAGGCACTTTGCGTTATTGAAAGGTAA
- the radA gene encoding DNA repair and recombination protein RadA produces MTVTEETESTSPQPKKQYECLEDLPGVGPATSKKLQEMGFHTIEALATATARELAPAGISEKKALDVIRHARGSITLSFIRADELLKQRQNINRLTIGSTTIDNLLGGGLETQTITEFYGEFGSGKSQICHQLCVNVQLPLERGGLNAAALYIDTENTFRTERLVSMAQHLNLNPEEVARNVIVADAYTSDHQVFLLENSDKIIKENNIRIIIVDSLTSHFRSEYVGRETLAIRQQRLNRHMHKLVRLARAFNAVAVVTNQVMSKPDVFFGDAVHPIGGHVVAHTSNTRIYLRKSARGPVRIARLVSSPYLPDGECIFKITENGVEEVDQDEQRGKR; encoded by the coding sequence ATGACAGTTACAGAAGAAACCGAATCCACAAGCCCTCAACCTAAGAAACAGTATGAATGCTTAGAGGACCTCCCAGGTGTAGGACCCGCTACCAGCAAAAAACTACAAGAAATGGGCTTCCACACTATCGAAGCTCTCGCCACCGCCACCGCCCGCGAACTCGCACCAGCAGGCATCAGTGAAAAAAAGGCCCTAGACGTTATCCGCCACGCCCGCGGCAGCATTACCTTATCCTTTATCAGAGCCGACGAACTTTTAAAACAGCGCCAAAACATCAACAGACTCACTATAGGCAGCACAACCATAGATAACCTACTTGGGGGAGGCCTCGAAACCCAAACAATTACAGAATTCTATGGTGAGTTCGGAAGCGGCAAAAGCCAAATTTGCCACCAGCTGTGCGTCAACGTCCAACTTCCCTTAGAGCGAGGCGGACTGAATGCTGCAGCTCTCTACATCGACACCGAAAATACCTTCCGCACCGAACGCCTAGTCTCCATGGCACAGCACCTCAACCTTAACCCTGAAGAGGTAGCTAGAAATGTGATAGTCGCTGACGCATACACCAGTGACCACCAAGTCTTCCTCCTCGAAAACTCCGACAAGATAATCAAAGAAAACAACATCCGCATTATTATAGTCGACTCCCTTACGAGTCACTTTCGTAGCGAATATGTCGGGAGAGAAACCCTTGCAATCCGCCAACAGAGACTCAACAGACACATGCACAAATTAGTCCGCTTAGCTCGTGCCTTCAACGCCGTCGCAGTAGTAACAAACCAAGTCATGTCCAAACCTGACGTCTTCTTTGGCGATGCTGTCCACCCCATCGGTGGTCACGTGGTAGCCCACACCAGCAACACACGGATATACCTGCGAAAATCCGCTCGAGGACCAGTAAGAATCGCCCGCCTAGTCTCCAGCCCCTACCTCCCAGATGGCGAGTGCATCTTCAAAATTACCGAAAATGGCGTAGAGGAGGTAGATCAAGATGAACAAAGAGGAAAGCGATAA
- a CDS encoding phosphoribosyltransferase, whose protein sequence is MLLDLARKILDDEFNCDVIVGVSRGGWTPARVLSDLLENPEIANVKAEFYLGVAKTKREPVITQSVSVNVKGKKVLVVDDVSDTGKSLHLVKTHLLEQGAKSLKIATLYYKPWSITKPDYYEKTTRDWIIFPWERKEALRKVIEKFEQNGKSVEDAKQTLVGYGFDSELAERFVREVSERSG, encoded by the coding sequence ATGCTTTTAGATTTAGCTCGGAAAATTCTAGACGACGAGTTCAACTGCGATGTCATTGTGGGAGTCTCACGGGGCGGTTGGACCCCTGCAAGAGTTTTGTCAGATCTGTTGGAAAATCCAGAAATCGCCAACGTAAAGGCAGAATTTTATCTAGGTGTAGCGAAGACAAAGAGAGAACCGGTGATAACTCAGTCGGTTTCAGTCAATGTTAAGGGTAAAAAAGTGCTTGTTGTTGATGATGTTTCTGATACTGGTAAAAGCCTTCACCTAGTTAAAACCCATCTGCTTGAGCAAGGAGCTAAAAGCCTCAAAATTGCAACGCTCTATTACAAGCCATGGAGCATCACGAAGCCAGACTATTATGAGAAAACGACTCGCGATTGGATAATTTTTCCTTGGGAAAGAAAAGAAGCTTTGAGAAAGGTTATTGAAAAGTTCGAGCAAAATGGGAAGTCGGTTGAAGATGCAAAGCAGACGTTAGTAGGATATGGTTTTGACTCGGAATTGGCGGAGCGTTTTGTCAGAGAAGTGTCGGAGCGTTCTGGATGA